The Bradysia coprophila strain Holo2 unplaced genomic scaffold, BU_Bcop_v1 contig_151, whole genome shotgun sequence genome contains a region encoding:
- the LOC119074633 gene encoding uncharacterized protein LOC119074633 isoform X2, whose protein sequence is MNFPANFNTNEPSKFNVDTLTTLKLVKKYNPSFVTTFIVDRKEAHSLTGDDLRKCENMITLKKKKEINAKYTGLWKSKIKTASYDFRNKKRPKTPQQGSAKQSGRVEKPKTPRLGSARSQSMVDKNVKSKDLKFRHENVVKKRIKNMKEIFKSNVYTNHSASTIDGSINSPTGHLPTPKDIIEKSGSKVKSFWKLQKSTNTLTKAGNNK, encoded by the exons atgaactttCCGGCAAATTTCAACACCAACGAACCATCAAAATTCAATGTGGACACTTTAACTACGCTGAAGCTTGTCAAAAAGTACAATCCGTCATTCGTTACCACTTTCATTGTCGATCGCAAAGAAGCGCATAGCCTGACCGGAGACGATCTTAGGAAATGCGAAAATATGATCAcattgaagaagaagaaggaaatcAATGCAAAGTATACCGGTCTGTGGAAATCTAAAATCAAAACGGCGAGTTATGACTTCCGGAATAAGAAGAGGCCAAAGACACCACAGCAGGGAAGTGCGAAACAGTCGGGTAGAgttgaaaaaccaaaaacccCACGACTTGGAAGTGCAAGGAGTCAGTCAATGGTTGACAAGAATGTGAAGAgcaaagatttgaaatttagacatgagaATGTGGTCAAGAAAAGGATTAAGAACATGAAAGAGATCTTTAAGAGCAACGTTTACACGAATCACAGCGCTTCGACTATCGACGGTTCCATTAACTCCCCCACAG GTCACTTACCCACTCCGAAAGACATAATCGAAAAAAGTGGAAGTAAAGTGAAGTCGTTTTggaagttacaaaaatctacgAATACTTTGACGAAAGCAGGCAACAACAAGTAA